One part of the Salvelinus fontinalis isolate EN_2023a chromosome 4, ASM2944872v1, whole genome shotgun sequence genome encodes these proteins:
- the LOC129854054 gene encoding receptor-interacting serine/threonine-protein kinase 2-like isoform X2, protein MAVETVREEDVLNVILCRTSAGGCLRGTYRRTELQVSIKVLSSRTASRSEWTEWMGDVAVVRKVHSERVLVPLGVYKAWCLMGLLYDWMPEGSLHSLLYQTQLYPGLPMSFRLGILLDVAEGLCHLHCIPLPHQALKPTNVLLDQQYRAKVSDWGLPREWRVGSSLSAGGGHCFRDLVYLSPETLTGTAPSVEADMYSFGVLLWETLNRRQPCGDLLQLLSSEDGVGSGLEDELLPKHVPHCHTLSRLMTSCWSTNPHSRPTAEDCALELRSAIATFDPDAMTRATLRVRESKERALHDSKIHPVKDIPIEINNLEACAGSGDTKCVGNKTLPLPQTSCPSETLTSPPTAIYTGEASQRRHCQDCVTGCVVSSTSPSSGPGPEHPRGTGGVAQRQSPPPPLSSSLSKALRQSPLNQPTASSHAARCVSPTPIAVSCCRILRERREGIIRGMTEGRLNNLLDVLISRRALPLEAYEVISASLTLTARTRSLLDTCTCLGEHAASLVASTLGMMSVATNRGPSQMSH, encoded by the exons ATGGCGGTGGAAACTGTTCGTGAAGAGGACGTGCTAAATGTGATCTTGTGCCGAACCAGCGCAGGCGGGTGTCTTCGGGGTACTTACCGGAGAACAGAGCTACAGGTATCAATCAAGGTCCTGTCGTCTCGCACTGCAAGTCGAAG TGAGTGGACTGAGTGGATGGGAGACGTGGCTGTGGTCAGAAAAGTCCATTCAGAGAGGGTTTTGGTTCCTCTGGGTGTGTACAAGGCCTGGTGTCTGATGGGCCTGCTGTATGACTGGATGCCTGAGGgctctctacactctctactataccag ACCCAGCTGTATCCAGGTCTACCCATGAGTTTCAGGCTTGGCATCCTACTAGATGTGGCAGAGGGGTTGTGCCACCTCCACTGCATACCACTCCCCCACCAGGCCCTGAAACCCACCAATGTTCTCCTGGACCAGCAGTACCGGGCCAAG GTGAGTGACTGGGGCCTGCCCAGGGAGTGGAGGgttggctcctctctctctgctggaggAGGGCACTGCTTCAGGGACTTGGTGTACCTGTCTCCTGAGACTCTGACAGGGACCGCACCCTCTGTGGAGGCAGACATGTACAG CTTTGGTGTGCTGCTGTGGGAGACTTTGAACAGAAGACAACCATGTGGAG ATTTGCTCCAGCTGCTTTCAAGTGAGGATGGGGTTGGTTCAGGCCTGGAGGATGAGCTGCTACCCAAGCATGTACCCCACTGCCATACACTCTCCCGGCTGATGACCAGCTGCTGGAGCACTAACCCACACAGCCGTCCAACAGCAGAGG ACTGTGCACTGGAACTGAGGAGTGCCATAGCAACCTTTGATCCCGATGCCATGACAAGGGCTACCCTCAGGGTGAGGGAGAGCAAG GAGAGGGCGCTACATGACTCTAAAATCCATCCTGTAAAGGATATTCCCATTGAGATAAACAACCTAGAG GCCTGTGCTGGTTCCGGAGACACTAAATGTGTGGGCAACAAGACACTGCCCTTACCACAGACTTCCTGCCCTAGTGAAACACTCACTAGTCCCCCTACAGCCATATATACAGGGGAAGCATCCCAGAGGAGGCACTGTCAGG ACTGTGtgactggctgtgtggtgtcttCCACCAGTCCCAGCAGTGGCCCGGGTCCTGAGCATCCCAGAGGGACAGGAGGCGTCGCCCAGAGACAGAGCCCACCACCCCCACTCTCCTCCAGCCTCTCCAAAGCCCTCAGACAGAGCCCTCTCAACCAGCCCACTGCCAGTTCCCATG CTGCACGGTGTGTGTCTCCGACTCCGATAGCGGTGAGCTGCTGTCGTATCCTGCGCGAAAGGCGTGAGGGCATCATTCGAGGCATGACGGAGGGACGACTCAACAACCTGCTGGATGTGCTCATCTCACGGCGGGCCCTTCCCCTGGAGGCCTATGAGGTCATCTCTGCCTCTCTGACACTGACCGCTCGCACACGTTCCCTACTGGACACCTGTACCTGTTTAGGGGAACACGCAGCTTCCCTGGTAGCTTCCACCCTTGGTATGATGTCCGTTGCCACCAATCGTGGCCCTTCACAGATGTCTCACTGA
- the LOC129854054 gene encoding receptor-interacting serine/threonine-protein kinase 2-like isoform X1: MAVETVREEDVLNVILCRTSAGGCLRGTYRRTELQVSIKVLSSRTASRSEWTEWMGDVAVVRKVHSERVLVPLGVYKAWCLMGLLYDWMPEGSLHSLLYQTQLYPGLPMSFRLGILLDVAEGLCHLHCIPLPHQALKPTNVLLDQQYRAKVSDWGLPREWRVGSSLSAGGGHCFRDLVYLSPETLTGTAPSVEADMYSFGVLLWETLNRRQPCGDLLQLLSSEDGVGSGLEDELLPKHVPHCHTLSRLMTSCWSTNPHSRPTAEDCALELRSAIATFDPDAMTRATLRVRESKERALHDSKIHPVKDIPIEINNLEACAGSGDTKCVGNKTLPLPQTSCPSETLTSPPTAIYTGEASQRRHCQDCVTGCVVSSTSPSSGPGPEHPRGTGGVAQRQSPPPPLSSSLSKALRQSPLNQPTASSHAAARCVSPTPIAVSCCRILRERREGIIRGMTEGRLNNLLDVLISRRALPLEAYEVISASLTLTARTRSLLDTCTCLGEHAASLVASTLGMMSVATNRGPSQMSH, encoded by the exons ATGGCGGTGGAAACTGTTCGTGAAGAGGACGTGCTAAATGTGATCTTGTGCCGAACCAGCGCAGGCGGGTGTCTTCGGGGTACTTACCGGAGAACAGAGCTACAGGTATCAATCAAGGTCCTGTCGTCTCGCACTGCAAGTCGAAG TGAGTGGACTGAGTGGATGGGAGACGTGGCTGTGGTCAGAAAAGTCCATTCAGAGAGGGTTTTGGTTCCTCTGGGTGTGTACAAGGCCTGGTGTCTGATGGGCCTGCTGTATGACTGGATGCCTGAGGgctctctacactctctactataccag ACCCAGCTGTATCCAGGTCTACCCATGAGTTTCAGGCTTGGCATCCTACTAGATGTGGCAGAGGGGTTGTGCCACCTCCACTGCATACCACTCCCCCACCAGGCCCTGAAACCCACCAATGTTCTCCTGGACCAGCAGTACCGGGCCAAG GTGAGTGACTGGGGCCTGCCCAGGGAGTGGAGGgttggctcctctctctctgctggaggAGGGCACTGCTTCAGGGACTTGGTGTACCTGTCTCCTGAGACTCTGACAGGGACCGCACCCTCTGTGGAGGCAGACATGTACAG CTTTGGTGTGCTGCTGTGGGAGACTTTGAACAGAAGACAACCATGTGGAG ATTTGCTCCAGCTGCTTTCAAGTGAGGATGGGGTTGGTTCAGGCCTGGAGGATGAGCTGCTACCCAAGCATGTACCCCACTGCCATACACTCTCCCGGCTGATGACCAGCTGCTGGAGCACTAACCCACACAGCCGTCCAACAGCAGAGG ACTGTGCACTGGAACTGAGGAGTGCCATAGCAACCTTTGATCCCGATGCCATGACAAGGGCTACCCTCAGGGTGAGGGAGAGCAAG GAGAGGGCGCTACATGACTCTAAAATCCATCCTGTAAAGGATATTCCCATTGAGATAAACAACCTAGAG GCCTGTGCTGGTTCCGGAGACACTAAATGTGTGGGCAACAAGACACTGCCCTTACCACAGACTTCCTGCCCTAGTGAAACACTCACTAGTCCCCCTACAGCCATATATACAGGGGAAGCATCCCAGAGGAGGCACTGTCAGG ACTGTGtgactggctgtgtggtgtcttCCACCAGTCCCAGCAGTGGCCCGGGTCCTGAGCATCCCAGAGGGACAGGAGGCGTCGCCCAGAGACAGAGCCCACCACCCCCACTCTCCTCCAGCCTCTCCAAAGCCCTCAGACAGAGCCCTCTCAACCAGCCCACTGCCAGTTCCCATG CAGCTGCACGGTGTGTGTCTCCGACTCCGATAGCGGTGAGCTGCTGTCGTATCCTGCGCGAAAGGCGTGAGGGCATCATTCGAGGCATGACGGAGGGACGACTCAACAACCTGCTGGATGTGCTCATCTCACGGCGGGCCCTTCCCCTGGAGGCCTATGAGGTCATCTCTGCCTCTCTGACACTGACCGCTCGCACACGTTCCCTACTGGACACCTGTACCTGTTTAGGGGAACACGCAGCTTCCCTGGTAGCTTCCACCCTTGGTATGATGTCCGTTGCCACCAATCGTGGCCCTTCACAGATGTCTCACTGA
- the LOC129854052 gene encoding adhesion G-protein coupled receptor G5-like has product MGPNQGFGGTLWMIFLFTLLASGSGENDRNFKMCGTWRHGNGKLTLAHDLKRGCGNITISANESSLSIHGQITAQCQNSSVIELGPSPEARERPFCMYWEPLLDHLWVEVNGKNHTLCWSSGLQGNCCTDLSQGKKYGIAMYGILNATQQDDIISYQIHPAYGFFGGMINCKNEFCDEASKGSGDKVNMIEETVMRSKVLGNVVLPCAMSTVVEMEEGFQGYDITLPAPRGGPPQRSPSVHLPSYLKPRGKKKVKVVCTYFKNSTLFQWSSKANHHVIRILEDVVGITVENEIITNLTEPIRIGFHHSVIPTSHSRKCVSWDTKKDPAEVTWKKEGCETIQKGAEDTECRCNHLTYFAILVQLEPRPVRHLEALTVITSIGCAASTLSCVVIMIFLNKQRRGMNPSTAVHRGLAMALFLLSFLFFLTGIVANVGGNKACWVFGAALHYALLSSFSWMSIEGLHTFWLVYVVFSPSPSPYVWNLVGFGLPAIPVIVLLAIGKVYGVKEVVSSDDVDNPFLMCWMDVSPDSVGLLAHYFINLTFLAVVVVSGLIMLFLVQRKIQNRDEWRKNKVAFISIWGLSCLFGTSWGLEFLDFGHLSEFILFLFCILNSLQGFFLMLRFYILDRMRKQSGSSLDGSSSTASSTRQHMLQS; this is encoded by the exons ATGGGGCCCAACCAGGGGTTTGGAGGGACCCTGTGGATGATCTTTCTCTTTACCCTTCTTGCATCAG GATCAGGGGAAAACGACAGGAACTTCAAAATGTGTGGAACCTGGCGCCATGGCAACGGGAAATTAACTCTGGCTCACGATTTGAAAAGGGGCTGTGGCAACATCACCATCTCAGCCAATGAGAGTTCCCTGTCCATCCATGGTCAGATAACGGCCCAATGTCAGAACTCTTCTGTCATCGAGCTGGGCCCGAGCCCAGAGGCAAGAGAGAGACCCTTCTGTATGTACTGGGAGCCACTTCTGGACCACCTCTGGGTAGAGGTGAATGGAAAGAACCACACTCTGTGCTGGTCGTCTGGTCTACAGGGGAACTGCTGCACTGACCTGTCCCAAGGCAAAAAATACGGGATTGCTATGTACGGAATACTCAACGCGACACAACAGGATGATATCATAAGTTACCAAATACACCCAGCCTATGGGTTTTTTGGCGGAATGATCAACTGCA AAAACGAGTTTTGTGATGAGGCAAGTAAAGGATCTGGTGATAAAGTGAACAT GATAGAGGAGACAGTGATGAGGTCCAAGGTGCTGGGGAACGTGGTGCTGCCCTGTGCCATGAGCACTGTGGTAGAGATGGAGGAAGGCTTTCAGGGCTACGACATCACTCTGCCT GCGCCTCGAGGAGGTCCTCCTCAAAGGAGTCCATCAGTTCACCTGCCTTCTTATCTGAAACCTCGAGGAAAGAAAAAGGTCAAGGTTGTCTGCACCTACTTCAAAAACAGCACCCTTTTCCAG TGGAGTTCTAAGGCAAACCATCATGTCATCAGGATTCTAGAAGATGTGGTGGGAATCACTGTGGAGAATGAGATCATCACCAACCTTACAGAGCCAATCCGGATTGGTTTCCATCATTCTGTCATACCa ACAAGTCACTCAAGAAAATGTGTTTCTTGGGACACAAAGAAAG ATCCAGCAGAGGTCACATGGAAAAAGGAAGGTTGTGAGACCATACAGAAAGGTGCAGAGGACACAGAATGCCGCTGTAATCATCTCACATACTTCGCTATCCTAGTG CAATTGGAACCACGACCAGTGCGCCATCTGGAGGCTCTAACGGTCATTACATCAATTGGCTGTGCCGCTTCTACGTTGAGCTGTGTTGTCATCATGATCTTCCTTAACAAACAGAG GAGAGGGATGAACCCGTCCACTGCGGTCCATCGAGGTCTGGCCATGGCACTGTTCCTTCTTAGCTTCCTCTTTTTCCTGACAGGGATTGTGGCCAACGTGGGAGGGAACAAGGCATGCTGGGTTTTTGGGGCGGCTCTCCACTATGCTCTGCTCAGTTCCTTCTCCTGGATGTCTATTGAAGGGTTACACACCTTTTGGTTGGTCTACGTGGTGTTCAGCCCCTCCCCCAGTCCTTACGTCTGGAACCTGGTTGGCTTTG GTCTCCCAGCTATTCCGGTCATTGTACTGCTTGCCATTGGAAAAGTCTATGGTGTGAAAGAGGTTGTGTCCAGTGATGATGTCGACAACCCCTTCTTGAT GTGCTGGATGGATGTCTCTCCAGACTCTGTAGGCCTACTAGCCCATTACTTCATCAACCTGACCTTCCTGGCTGTAGTGGTCGTTTCTGGTCTGATCATGCTCTTCCTGGTCCAGAGAAAGATCCAGAACCGAGACGAGTGGAGGAAGAACAAGGTGGCGTTCATCAGTATCTGGGGTCTCAGCTGCCTATTTGGGACCTCATGGGGCCTGGAATTCCTGGACTTTGGACACCTCTCTGAGTTCATCCTCTTCCTGTTCTGCATCCTCAACTCCCTACAGG GTTTCTTCCTGATGCTTCGATTCTACATTCTTGATCGGATGCGGAAACAATCGGGGTCTAGTTTGGATGGTAGCAGTAGCACAGCATCTTCCACCAGGCAACACATGCTGcagagctga